In Rhodohalobacter sp. SW132, the DNA window AGATCGCTATGAGTGCAGCCAGGGAGAATACCTGCCGTATCGATCGACATCTATCACTGGAAACAAAAAAGCGCGGATCTATAGAACCACTGCCAAACAGTGCAAAAACTGTCCAATCAAGGCGCAGTGTATTACCAGTAAAGTCAATTATAAACAATTAAAGCATTCAGAGGGCAAGG includes these proteins:
- a CDS encoding transposase → DRYECSQGEYLPYRSTSITGNKKARIYRTTAKQCKNCPIKAQCITSKVNYKQLKHSEGKEWYDLMDKRLRTSYGRQMVAKRKAIVEPALGNLLHHNGMKKVYARGIQAANKHVMLASM